In the genome of Urocitellus parryii isolate mUroPar1 chromosome 7, mUroPar1.hap1, whole genome shotgun sequence, the window atctctctctctctctctccccctctctcactctctctttaaaaaaaaaaaagagagagagaaggaacaagaggaggaggaggacaaggcaAGGTTTGTACTCTGCAGCACTTgctccccagggagcagaggcagcTGTGGAGCTGCTGTGGCAGGTCCTAGAACATTCTTCAGCAATCTGAATTTAAGGGATGTTCAGCCCCTTCAGTCCAGGAACTCCCTGACAAATGTCACCAAGGGAAGAGGGACATGGGGAGCGGGGGCTACCACAGCTGGTGCAGGAGGTTGGACTGCAATGGCTTCTGCTCCTGGCACAGCTCCAAGGCTGCCTTGTTGAGGCTGATCAGGGCATCCTCTTTCTGGTGGTCTTCTGGAAGCTTCATCACTGCCTGGTGAGGGGCATGCGCACCATGGGCAACTGTTCTGCCCTGGTACAATGGGGGTTCCTGTATCATCTAGTGATGAGACAGGTGGCTGAAGAATCAGGAGCCATGAACTCTAAGGTGCCTTTTGTGGCACCTGGAACCTCCCCCAGAAATCTGTCATGAACCCCTTCTCTGAGGTTTGCCAGGTCACAGAAGGAGCCCTTCCTACACCAAAGCTTCCTGAGGATCCCAGGGGAAAAAGTTGTGTCAAAAGATCACTTTTTCTGGGCCCTCGGAAGGTTCACTCACTCTGCCCATGAGGTGATGGAGCTAATTGGTTTGGGGCAAAGAGCAGTGTGCCCAGCTGTCTGGGGCCATTCTCCACTAATCCCTTCCAGGTCTCAGACACACCTTTCTGAATTCCTTCAGGCAGAGGTTCCACTCAGTCAGGGGGACACCTGGCGGCTCGCAAGGGCTCCATGTGCTATCCACCTCTGGGATCTCCACCAGGATCTCCTCCATGATGCTCTTCCTCTGTGAAATCTTGGTCCCCACTCTAGTCTTCTGGAACGTGGAGTAATCTCGAAAGTTGCTGTGGGCCTCATTCTCATGCCGGGATGGTTGAGGCTCCCTGACTGGGTTCCTGAAGTTTGTCATGTTGTCCACATTTGACGACTCCTTCTCCAGATGGGCAGATGGGGTCACTGGCACCCTGGGGCTCAGGTGCTCTTCCTCACCTGCCCGGGCTTCCTCAGACTTGGCAGACAGGATCCTGCACTGGTTCCACAGTTGATGCAGGTTTTGTACCACATGGTGCTGGTAATACAGCTGCAGCAGAGGAGCCGGATGACAGCAGAGAGTGAGTGGCTGAGGCCAGGGGGactccccctcccactccccctcCAGCcttcaatttaaaactttttttggcTGGGAGGCTTCCAAGAAAGTCTGGGTTTGGATGAAAGAGTCTGTGAGGCCCTGTCCCTACCAAGCACCCACTTACTAGCTATCTCGGGCACATTCCCTAATCtgtctgggtctcagtttcctcagtaTAAAATGAGGATATAAGAGTACCCACATTTTCTCATAGGACTGGTGTAAGGAGAAAGTGAGTTACTTGTGTCCGGCACACAGATGGGTTTGGTCCCAAAACTGCCCAGGGCACACGTGGTGCCACCCCGTACGTGAGGATTCCTATGGCAGAACAACTCCTCCTCAGTGAGATAGGCATCCACGGGTGAAGGCATGCGCTCCGGGGTCAGGATCCCCCTCAGCAGCTCCTGCAGCACATCCTTCGCTATGGAGACTGCATCATGAGTGGCCAGCTTGCTCTGAGGAAGGGAAAGTGGCATAAGGTGGCAGCCCAGGCTCCCAGCACCCATGCAAACTTGAATGAAGCCAGATCCCTGGGACTGTGGCTTCTTCGGGTCAAAATTCCTGCTATTATCTGTCTTACACACGTACCTGTCCCAAGCCTCAAAACTCTTTTGGTCTTCCCACACCTCCTTGTTCCCTAACAGAGGATACAAAGGGTCCAGAGGAGGCCACTCCTGGGGGACAGCTGCTCCTGAATGGTATCTGGATTTCCCCAAGATGAAGCAGAAGGGACACTTCTGAGAACTGGGGGTGGCAGTTCCCAGTTCCCATCTCATACTTACTAGGATATTGGCTTATGGGGTGAGGTGTTGAGGTAAGCTATTTAAATTGTAATCTCTGGTTTGGAAGTCTTGTCTGTTAAATGCCACTCCACTGCACAGTACCAGACAGCAGTGAACAAAAGACAGCATTGGCACAGAGGGTCACATGATCTGTTTGCACTCCAGGGAATACCCTGCGCAGTCTGCGTCTTAAGGCACCGTTTCATCTCTCACTCAGTCGGGGCCCTGCGTGGCTGCTGCGAGCAGCCCCTCCTCTAGCCTGCCTGCCTCATCTTCTATACACAAAACTCTGGAAAGTATTTAAGCAAGAGTAGGTACCCGTTTGTGAAAAATTAACTTATTGGGCTGGGAGAAATAAGATCCTTTCAGGCACAGCCAGAAAGAACACCAGAGTAACCTATCTGATGTCCCCAGGGGCCAACGTTCCAGGTCCCTTACCTCCAGCAACTTCCTCTCATCCTTAAAAATGTCCTGGGCCAGGGAGACTGCGTGGAGGTTGACCTGCAAGAGCGCCCCTCCCAGTAGGGTGGGATGAGTTTTGAACTCCCAACATTCCCTGAAGATGCCAGCACTCGAAGACTTAAAGAAGAAGGTGAAGTTTTTCGTTTCCCCAGGCAGAATCACACCTGGGAGGTAGAGACAGGTTTCCAAGGAGGAGGTGCTAGTTGAGCCCTAAGTTCACAGGTAGAAGTTTAACTAAGCCCTAAGCTAAACACATGCGGTTAACTAAGGTCCAGGTCTGGTGACCAACCATCCTGGTTGGCCCAGGACTGAGAGGATTCTTGAAATATGTGACTTTGAGCTTGAAATCTTGGAATGTTCTAGGCAAGCAGGGATACTTGGTGATCCTAGCCCCAGGCCTATGCATGTAGATAACTGAGCCCCTAGAATATTCCTGCTCCCAAGTGGCTCACCTTCCTGTGTTCTCAAGAGACCCATCACTCTCAACAGATAGAAATAGTTAGACCACACTGGTCACAGAAGAAACAGGAGGGACAGCTTGGGAGTTGGGGCTCCAGCTTGTGGTAGCTGGGTACTAACTAGATGTTGTCGTCTCCCAGACACGGAGCCAGTGAGGAGGGAAGCTTCTAGGTACCTTCCCGGATGTTAAAGTAAAACTGCTGCATCCTGTCTCTCTTCAAGTGTTGGAAAGAGTCCAGCTGGGGCAGCCGTCGCCAATCGTACCAAATGGCCACAGTGCCATTATTGACCACAGTCAGCTCTGAAGATGTTTTCTCCCCTTCAAGGGTTTCGAAAGTCAATCGAACACCAATTCCTATTTGCCTCTGGGGAAGGAGGAGACACAAGGGTGGTCTacgctggaggccctgggttagggTGACCATTTCCTCCCCGTTTGCCTTTGACTTCTCTTGGCATAACAACCAAAGTCCCATGTTTCAGGCCTCCAGGGCCCATAGCCTCAAAGTAGTGTCATACCCCAAGAGTGGCTGTCTCTGAGGTCACTATCAATAATACAAAGAGAATTTCTACCCCATGAACATTTCTGCTCCTTAACATTAGAATAATGTTTTGGAACTTTCTGGAAGTCCCATCTCTGTGAGAGAGTTTGTTTATTTACCTGGTGGATCAGGGTACAAAGTAGGTAGCTTGTGATTTTATTCTTGCTCAAGTAAGTGTTGCTGTTAACATTTTCAGACATGCTGAGTATGACCAGATAAAAACCCAAAATAGGAGACCATGAAGGCTCCTTGTGAATGTCACAGTCACCTTGGGCCTGCACCCATGAGAGTCCCTTCCAGCAGGTGAGTGAGGTGAGGCAGTTTTACCTTGTCCTGCGGGTTGCTGCCTCTGATCCAGCAAGCTGGCTTCCCACAGAATAGCAGTGAAGGGCCGAGAACAGGCATAGAGTCCGAATCAGGGCAGTTGTCCACTAAGTCTCTGTAAAAATCAAGGACTTATTCACCTGTAGGCCGCACACTCAGGCCACATGGAACCCATGGAGATGATTGCCAAGCAGTCTGGGGACATGACTGGCTGTGCCTTGCAGTACAGCGTGATCAGTCCTGCTCCAGCCTAGCTTCTTTCCAGGCCCTCCTGCCAGAGCCCTTCTCTTTGAACAGCAATGGGAGGGGCTGGAAGGCCCTTTTAACCTGGAAGCCCCCACCCAAGTTGTTAGAAAAGAGCAGATGGCAACAGAAAAGCTAGCACAGGTGTGGGGAAGCCTATGGCTAGAGGAGTGGGTGGAGCCACTAGTGAGGCAGGCATGGAGACACCCTGATTGCAGGGAGAGAAGCCTGCCATTCAGTACTTGTGGCTACCCAGGGAAGCCACACTCTTCAGCCTCCTCCCTGGGGTGCAGGCCCCACTCACAAGCGCACTTTGTCTTCAGGGGGGCTTTCCAGGAGCCTTTCGAACACTGTACGGTCTTCCACCGTGACAGATGAGAATGGCTGCCCTCGGCCCACCACCTCCAGGCCATCAATATCctcagagggacagagaaaggacaCATTAGCTGACTGAAGACAGGTACCACCCCAAGGGACCTCACACTGGGCTTGGAGGCTCTCCCAACCTGCTGGCTAAAATCCAGCTCAGCCAGGATACTCTGCAGCTCCTTGCGTCTGTAGATTAGAAACAGACTCCGATCCCAGGTATAGCGGTACCACGCATCCTTCTGGGCTGGCAGTCCTAAAGTGGGGTCCAAGGACACTCAGCAGGGCTGCTGTCACACCCCTTTCCCCATCCACTATTCAAGGCCCATGAGAACACCCATTTGACACCATTTCTGAAAAAGGTGAAAAACTACAGTTTTCCTGGGGCAGCCAGACTCCTGCCCCAGAGCTCCCCAGAAGCCCTGGAGACCCTAGGAGATTAGTTTCCAAAGAGCCAAATCTTTGGTTTACAATAAGAAGAACAAGAGCAGCTACCTTTTACTGACAATGAGCCAGAATTTCTTAATGTGCATAACTCATGTCTCCTCTTTAACCCTCTCACAATGCTATCATGAGTATTCTGCAAATAGGGACCTGAGGGCCAGAGGGTCAAATTCCTCAAGGGAATTCAGAAACCCAACCCAGCTGGGATCTCAACCCAGGCAGGCAGGCAAGCTCTCAAACAGGGCTGCAAACAGAACACCACAAACCACACAAGCAAGCCATGGGTCAGATCAAATGTCCTTGATGCCATACTGCAAAGGTAAAGAGATAAGCTTCATCCTAGTAATATAGTCTATTTAATTCAATATGtcaaaactattattattattttgattagcTGAATTTTGATTATTGTTACTGCTTTATTTGTGAAATACTCACAGACTTACAGAAAAGCAGGGAGTACAGGCAAATCCTCATTCCTACACCATGGGGGGAGAAATAACTGACCAAACGCCTCTTACCCCAGAATACTTTTATTTGGTGTGTGGTGGGGTACAGATagtaaggattaaacccagggtactctaccactgagctacaatactagcactttttatttctatttctttttctgtgatagaatcttgttaaattgctgaggttggcctccaacttgcaatcctcctgcctcagccttctgagttgctgggattacaagcatttgccactgtgcccaactgcCTCAAAATATTTCTGTGTGCATTTCCTAAAGCAAGGACATTCCCCCTTGGGATCACACTCCACAGTGAAATCAGGGAGCTGACCTTAATAGATAACTCACATCTTACTCTCCCTCCCCATTCAAGTTTCGACAACATTCAGACTCCATACATCCAGCAGTCATGTCACTTCAATCTTCTGTCTGGAACATTCCTCGGTCTTCCTTTAACTCTCTTGACCTTGACACTTCTGGGTGTTGTAAAGCAGTCCCTCTGTTTGAGTTTATCCACTATTTCCTCACAAATGGATTCATATTGTGCATCTTCAgtacttttttcccttttgcatAATGACAGAGCAAGAGTTGGGGGAAGCTGGCAGCTGTTCCCCTGAGGGCATCTAGGCTggaagaacccccccccccaggcactCAGCCAGGATCTTCCTTAAAATCCCTTGCACCATCCTGAAACGTGCTGGGTGTGTGTGATTCTGGGGCGAGTTTCCACCAGCCTAATTCCCCAGGAGACTGAACATCACCGCAAATCCATCAGGTCAGAAAAAATCTAGAGGGAGGCCCTTGCGACTGGCAGCGCAGCTGTGTTGAGCAGCATCTTTTTAATCACCTTCTGGCCCAGAGATCTGGCTGGAACGTGGATCCAGCCGTGTCCCGTGGGTCACTGGGGCTGCCACCATCCTTTCCTCATGGAAATGTCCTGGAGGGTGCTGGCTCCAGGAGGTGTGAGAGCCCATCCTTACTCGGgctgctctctgctcctcctcAACCCGGTAGCCCCAAGCCCGCCCGGCACATGGATTATCAAAACTATTATCATTCCaccatgtaatcaatataaaacttattaataaaatatactttttcaaaCTAATCTTCAAAACCCGGGGTGTGTAGGTTGGGTGTAGTTGtggcaggcctgtaatcccagttgacTTGAGAGGTTAAGGCAAGAAAAATCCCAAGGTCAAGGCTAGGCTGGGCAATACAGCaggactcttgtctcaaaataaaaaaataaaaagggcagggatgtagtttagtggtagagtacccctgggttcaattcccagacccaaaataaataaataaataaacaaatattttttaaaaactatgaaagaaagcaagcaagctgGGTGCAGTTACACCGACAGGGTGCTTTCACTCCGTAGACCAGCCACATTCCAGATGCTCATGGCTGCCAGTGCCTGGAGGCTGCTGCACTAGATAGCACAGCTCTATGGCCCTCACTCCCACCTTGCCCTTTCTGTGATTTCTATCAGGTGTTGAAGGCAGAACTAAACCTCAGGAAGGGTGGGgtcttgcccaagatcacactgAACCAGGCTTTGGTCCCAGGTCTACCTCAGAGCACGGCCATGCTGGTCGCACCACACTGCCCTGCTTCCCGTGCCAGGTACCAGAAGCCAGGTGGTTCACAGCCCTGCTGCTCACCTGTTTCCACCTGGATGGACCGGGGCTTCCTGATTCGAGCAATGGGTTCCACGAAGCCATgctgagtttttgttttggttatgACCAGACCTGTCATCTCATCTCCCAAGTATTCCAGTGGACTCCAGAACACACTAGTATCCTTATAGCTCTGGTAAGAAAAGAGAGGACAGTGAGGTTAAGTCAGTGCCTCAGCTGCCAGCTGGTGGGGGGCCTGGGAAAACAGGCACCACCGACTTTTCTCTGAGGAACCTGTTGCTGCCCTGACGGCAAAAGTACCCACTTTCTTGTTTGCAGGATGCCCTGCGGTAGCCTCTACTGACCCCAGAAAGATAATGTAAGCTGGTCCAGGTGCTGGTACTCACTGATGGGGAGTCCAAAGGCAGGAGACTAAGCCTCTAGGAGACAAACACTAGAACTCATAGTAACTCAGTGACAAACTGACTACTGGCGACCACCACAGgcttaattatttaattgaacAGTCCACAAACATCCACTAACAAAATTTAGTAAAGGTCCCAAGGGCTTTGCAATGCTTTGCAATGCACAGATTATTTTCTCCCCAAGTATGCAACCTGAAACAAGTCATTTCTGCATCCCAACTCCTGACCCCATGGCCCAGCACCGGGCACTTGGGAATGGCCGCCCTTACTTTCCCATCATGTTGTGTTGGAAGTATCCGGTCAATGAGCTCCCGCTCCTCCTGGATCTGTCTGTAGGTGTCCCCGGAGTGCATCAGCAGCTCACTGACAGGCTTCTTCAGATGCTCTTAAGAGTAGGAGGCAAGAATGCAGCTATTAGAATGCACCAAATCGGAACAAATGGGCCCTGGAACTACACAGGGCAGCTGGGCTGGCCAGCCTGATTATAGGACCAATAAACTAAGATTTAGGAGCAGCAAGCTTTTGGGAATGAACAGCACAAATGTGGTCATCATCCAGGATCTGGACAGGTTGggggaaagaaaacacacacacacacacacacacacacacacacaccagagccTTCGAGCCAAATGGAGACCAGGC includes:
- the Mycbpap gene encoding MYCBP-associated protein isoform X4, which codes for MKKVANKQSPPKLYEKKRAKAPEQPTPPIQEEPEPVSNVLQGDDILALAIKKEDLKKQHSPRLPETEDKPFISQKFIIRKPKPKDTRRKICHLVAHPANPEVATKPLDYSGPGDHFDGSDQILPHHILGSLQDFKRIAIARGNTQLAELIHIPPSLMTLISAKEEPQQKDPKEEKRHPWVPPPQQNFLKNWQRHITLRKKQQEALSEHLKKPVSELLMHSGDTYRQIQEERELIDRILPTQHDGKDTSVFWSPLEYLGDEMTGLVITKTKTQHGFVEPIARIRKPRSIQVETGLPAQKDAWYRYTWDRSLFLIYRRKELQSILAELDFSQQDIDGLEVVGRGQPFSSVTVEDRTVFERLLESPPEDKVRLDLVDNCPDSDSMPVLGPSLLFCGKPACWIRGSNPQDKRQIGIGVRLTFETLEGEKTSSELTVVNNGTVAIWYDWRRLPQLDSFQHLKRDRMQQFYFNIREGVILPGETKNFTFFFKSSSAGIFRECWEFKTHPTLLGGALLQVNLHAVSLAQDIFKDERKLLESKLATHDAVSIAKDVLQELLRGILTPERMPSPVDAYLTEEELFCHRNPHLYYQHHVVQNLHQLWNQCRILSAKSEEARAGEEEHLSPRVPVTPSAHLEKESSNVDNMTNFRNPVREPQPSRHENEAHSNFRDYSTFQKTRVGTKISQRKSIMEEILVEIPEVDSTWSPCEPPGVPLTEWNLCLKEFRKAVMKLPEDHQKEDALISLNKAALELCQEQKPLQSNLLHQLCLQLWRDAIDSLVSHSLWLRVLLGLPEKETVYLDVPEEQDRKSPPITEVKTTAGKIGKETEGRKGAMQEKKQLGIRDKEDKKGARMAGKEDRVNSKKQKAKDDKKILKSSSRDRLSSDDPAPDSTVPSHEPIDPLVKEKYMRRMHTEVFELLNVLVTDLMILADELSPIKNVEESLHLCS
- the Mycbpap gene encoding MYCBP-associated protein isoform X3 gives rise to the protein MRSSKKESRTKIPSKFVEPPENMKEKKRAKAPEQPTPPIQEEPEPVSNVLQGDDILALAIKKEDLKKQHSPRLPETEDKPFISQKFIIRKPKPKDTRRKICHLVAHPANPEVATKPLDYSGPGDHFDGSDQILPHHILGSLQDFKRIAIARGNTQLAELIHIPPSLMTLISAKEEPQQKDPKEEKRHPWVPPPQQNFLKNWQRHITLRKKQQEALSEHLKKPVSELLMHSGDTYRQIQEERELIDRILPTQHDGKDTSVFWSPLEYLGDEMTGLVITKTKTQHGFVEPIARIRKPRSIQVETGLPAQKDAWYRYTWDRSLFLIYRRKELQSILAELDFSQQDIDGLEVVGRGQPFSSVTVEDRTVFERLLESPPEDKVRLDLVDNCPDSDSMPVLGPSLLFCGKPACWIRGSNPQDKRQIGIGVRLTFETLEGEKTSSELTVVNNGTVAIWYDWRRLPQLDSFQHLKRDRMQQFYFNIREGVILPGETKNFTFFFKSSSAGIFRECWEFKTHPTLLGGALLQVNLHAVSLAQDIFKDERKLLESKLATHDAVSIAKDVLQELLRGILTPERMPSPVDAYLTEEELFCHRNPHLYYQHHVVQNLHQLWNQCRILSAKSEEARAGEEEHLSPRVPVTPSAHLEKESSNVDNMTNFRNPVREPQPSRHENEAHSNFRDYSTFQKTRVGTKISQRKSIMEEILVEIPEVDSTWSPCEPPGVPLTEWNLCLKEFRKAVMKLPEDHQKEDALISLNKAALELCQEQKPLQSNLLHQLCLQLWRDAIDSLVSHSLWLRVLLGLPEKETVYLDVPEEQDRKSPPITEVKTTAGKIGKETEGRKGAMQEKKQLGIRDKEDKKGARMAGKEDRVNSKKQKAKDDKKILKSSSRDRLSSDDPAPDSTVPSHEPIDPLVKEKYMRRMHTEVFELLNVLVTDLMILADELSPIKNVEESLHLCS
- the Mycbpap gene encoding MYCBP-associated protein isoform X2; this encodes MRSSKKESRTKIPSKFVEPPENMKEKKRAKAPEQPTPPIQEEPEPVSNVLQGDDILALAIKKEDLKKQHSPRLPETEDKPFISQKFIIRKPKPKDTRRKICHLVAHPANPEVATKPLDYSGPGDHFDGSDQILPHHILGSLQDFKRIAIARGNTQLAELIHIPPSLMTLISAKEEPQQKDPKEEKRHPWVPPPQQNFLKNWQRHITLRKKQQEALSEHLKKPVSELLMHSGDTYRQIQEERELIDRILPTQHDGKSYKDTSVFWSPLEYLGDEMTGLVITKTKTQHGFVEPIARIRKPRSIQVETGLPAQKDAWYRYTWDRSLFLIYRRKELQSILAELDFSQQDIDGLEVVGRGQPFSSVTVEDRTVFERLLESPPEDKVHLVDNCPDSDSMPVLGPSLLFCGKPACWIRGSNPQDKRQIGIGVRLTFETLEGEKTSSELTVVNNGTVAIWYDWRRLPQLDSFQHLKRDRMQQFYFNIREGVILPGETKNFTFFFKSSSAGIFRECWEFKTHPTLLGGALLQVNLHAVSLAQDIFKDERKLLESKLATHDAVSIAKDVLQELLRGILTPERMPSPVDAYLTEEELFCHRNPHLYYQHHVVQNLHQLWNQCRILSAKSEEARAGEEEHLSPRVPVTPSAHLEKESSNVDNMTNFRNPVREPQPSRHENEAHSNFRDYSTFQKTRVGTKISQRKSIMEEILVEIPEVDSTWSPCEPPGVPLTEWNLCLKEFRKAVMKLPEDHQKEDALISLNKAALELCQEQKPLQSNLLHQLCLQLWRDAIDSLVSHSLWLRVLLGLPEKETVYLDVPEEQDRKSPPITEVKTTAGKIGKETEGRKGAMQEKKQLGIRDKEDKKGARMAGKEDRVNSKKQKAKDDKKILKSSSRDRLSSDDPAPDSTVPSHEPIDPLVKEKYMRRMHTEVFELLNVLVTDLMILADELSPIKNVEESLHLCS
- the Mycbpap gene encoding MYCBP-associated protein isoform X1 codes for the protein MRSSKKESRTKIPSKFVEPPENMKEKKRAKAPEQPTPPIQEEPEPVSNVLQGDDILALAIKKEDLKKQHSPRLPETEDKPFISQKFIIRKPKPKDTRRKICHLVAHPANPEVATKPLDYSATYSLSFSTPLFPPGPGDHFDGSDQILPHHILGSLQDFKRIAIARGNTQLAELIHIPPSLMTLISAKEEPQQKDPKEEKRHPWVPPPQQNFLKNWQRHITLRKKQQEALSEHLKKPVSELLMHSGDTYRQIQEERELIDRILPTQHDGKSYKDTSVFWSPLEYLGDEMTGLVITKTKTQHGFVEPIARIRKPRSIQVETGLPAQKDAWYRYTWDRSLFLIYRRKELQSILAELDFSQQDIDGLEVVGRGQPFSSVTVEDRTVFERLLESPPEDKVHLVDNCPDSDSMPVLGPSLLFCGKPACWIRGSNPQDKRQIGIGVRLTFETLEGEKTSSELTVVNNGTVAIWYDWRRLPQLDSFQHLKRDRMQQFYFNIREGVILPGETKNFTFFFKSSSAGIFRECWEFKTHPTLLGGALLQVNLHAVSLAQDIFKDERKLLESKLATHDAVSIAKDVLQELLRGILTPERMPSPVDAYLTEEELFCHRNPHLYYQHHVVQNLHQLWNQCRILSAKSEEARAGEEEHLSPRVPVTPSAHLEKESSNVDNMTNFRNPVREPQPSRHENEAHSNFRDYSTFQKTRVGTKISQRKSIMEEILVEIPEVDSTWSPCEPPGVPLTEWNLCLKEFRKAVMKLPEDHQKEDALISLNKAALELCQEQKPLQSNLLHQLCLQLWRDAIDSLVSHSLWLRVLLGLPEKETVYLDVPEEQDRKSPPITEVKTTAGKIGKETEGRKGAMQEKKQLGIRDKEDKKGARMAGKEQDRVNSKKQKAKDDKKILKSSSRDRLSSDDPAPDSTVPSHEPIDPLVKEKYMRRMHTEVFELLNVLVTDLMILADELSPIKNVEESLHLCS